A stretch of the Bacillus sp. B-jedd genome encodes the following:
- a CDS encoding TetR/AcrR family transcriptional regulator, with translation MAKGIREKNKNLRYQSIVSTAERLFLDQGLDSVQMQDIADAAGIGIATLFRYFPKKDKLIVAVAIQNLERTMEGIEKITGQTKSAYNRIEDLLGFLLRSQHSDKNESYKFREAFESYASFTNEPLPGIEDYIDMQKQVTELLLPLIEDGKSDGSIRTDIPVDKVLMTIINAYGIFGNNVIFKQPITYTVKGLEPKIQQELLKEMLLSYIRPLN, from the coding sequence GTGGCAAAAGGGATACGAGAAAAAAATAAAAATCTCCGCTACCAATCCATTGTTTCAACAGCGGAACGGCTTTTCCTGGATCAAGGGCTCGACAGCGTCCAAATGCAGGATATCGCTGATGCTGCCGGAATAGGCATCGCTACACTTTTTCGCTACTTCCCTAAGAAAGACAAGCTGATTGTGGCGGTCGCCATCCAAAACCTTGAGCGTACCATGGAAGGAATTGAAAAAATAACCGGACAGACCAAAAGCGCATACAATCGTATCGAGGATTTGCTTGGTTTTTTGCTGAGAAGCCAGCATAGTGACAAGAATGAATCCTATAAATTCAGGGAGGCTTTCGAAAGCTACGCGTCTTTTACGAACGAACCGCTTCCCGGCATCGAGGACTACATTGACATGCAAAAGCAAGTAACGGAGCTTCTCCTTCCGCTCATAGAAGACGGGAAATCAGACGGCTCCATCCGCACAGATATTCCGGTTGATAAGGTTCTGATGACGATCATCAACGCCTATGGCATATTCGGCAATAATGTCATATTCAAGCAGCCGATTACTTACACGGTCAAAGGGCTTGAACCCAAAATCCAGCAGGAACTGCTGAAAGAAATGCTATTAAGTTATATCCGTCCCTTAAACTGA
- a CDS encoding FUSC family protein, translating to MSKRKKDFVNKTLLVWKMAIASAIAWELAKLAGSSHPYLAPLSVILCLQTTIDRSIRFSLHRIGGTIVGVILITWLVSYFPLNGWALGLLLLAGCYAAKWLKMDETAIHQVALTILLLFTFERKSGDYGFDRIVDTAIGAAVAIVLQLILFPPNFTKEAANSFQKSARQLSGLLSEMANWIQSDWGRSQKYELEERLKNSLKDLHTAKETLQIATNSLKFNPLAKKHKATLKKYRGQLRLLENGYEYCSSVLKTLRVWQKSGRMSTQDRRDLENDLFMLGGFFAKAGKSGAANPLHIAEYELLYSKKTNKPVPGADVYKSSIDLETYKLLKSLR from the coding sequence ATGAGCAAAAGAAAAAAAGACTTTGTCAACAAAACACTCCTCGTCTGGAAAATGGCGATTGCTTCAGCGATTGCTTGGGAACTCGCAAAATTGGCCGGTTCCAGCCACCCGTACCTTGCCCCTTTATCGGTCATTTTATGTTTGCAAACCACTATCGACCGGTCGATTCGCTTCTCGCTTCACCGCATTGGCGGAACGATTGTAGGCGTTATTCTGATTACATGGCTTGTCTCCTATTTTCCCCTTAATGGATGGGCTCTCGGCTTGCTTCTTTTAGCCGGTTGTTATGCGGCGAAATGGCTGAAGATGGACGAAACCGCGATTCACCAAGTCGCTTTGACGATTCTGCTTCTCTTCACTTTTGAGAGAAAATCGGGCGACTATGGGTTTGACCGGATTGTCGATACCGCCATCGGCGCCGCTGTTGCCATTGTCCTGCAGCTTATCCTTTTCCCGCCTAATTTTACAAAGGAAGCGGCCAATTCCTTTCAAAAATCCGCCCGGCAGCTATCCGGACTTTTAAGCGAAATGGCGAACTGGATTCAGTCAGACTGGGGCAGAAGCCAAAAATATGAACTGGAGGAGCGGCTGAAGAACTCGCTGAAAGACCTCCATACAGCAAAAGAAACGCTACAGATCGCGACCAACAGTCTGAAGTTCAATCCACTCGCAAAGAAACATAAAGCCACCCTGAAAAAATACAGGGGCCAGCTACGCCTTCTCGAAAATGGGTACGAATATTGTTCATCTGTTCTAAAGACTTTGCGGGTCTGGCAGAAGTCGGGGCGTATGTCCACACAAGACCGGAGGGATTTGGAAAACGATTTATTCATGCTCGGGGGCTTTTTTGCAAAAGCGGGCAAGTCGGGAGCTGCCAATCCATTACACATTGCTGAATATGAGCTGCTGTATTCGAAAAAGACTAACAAGCCAGTGCCTGGGGCCGATGTTTATAAAAGTTCGATCGATCTTGAAACCTATAAACTGCTGAAGAGCCTTCGGTAG
- a CDS encoding XdhC family protein, which produces MDTFIKLIEIAARHFPRPMALATIVDVVGSAYRKEGAMMLLLEDSSRYGLLSAGCLEEDVAERAKEVRASGVAQIVHYDTSDEDDLSWGRGAGCNGKISILIEPVNEVLFSRLIEAKRRLDERKPITRLINFSPHFDVEDDFFIEENGEVPGTKSRLLTGLHVDKQTNCPFFIHHLLPQPHLIIFGAGKDARPVVSLAAQTGFKVTVADGRPGLCTEEHFPDAVKLIPESQDSTLSGISFAKEDFILIMTHEFETDQAILIELLTKGPFAYLGVLGPSDRTSRLLNGRRKPEWLHSPAGLSLGAKGPVEIAVSIVAQLISILRGKEASE; this is translated from the coding sequence ATGGATACTTTCATTAAGCTGATTGAGATTGCAGCCCGTCACTTCCCCCGGCCGATGGCATTGGCAACGATCGTTGACGTTGTAGGCTCTGCCTACCGAAAAGAAGGTGCTATGATGCTTCTCCTTGAAGACAGCTCCAGATACGGATTGCTGTCAGCAGGCTGCCTTGAGGAGGATGTAGCAGAACGGGCAAAAGAGGTCCGGGCTTCCGGCGTGGCGCAGATCGTCCACTATGACACCTCAGATGAAGATGACTTATCCTGGGGCCGTGGTGCAGGTTGCAACGGAAAAATCTCCATCCTGATTGAGCCTGTCAATGAAGTTTTGTTCTCACGGCTCATTGAAGCAAAAAGACGGCTTGATGAGCGAAAGCCGATTACAAGGCTCATCAATTTCAGCCCTCACTTCGACGTGGAAGATGACTTCTTTATAGAAGAAAACGGGGAAGTACCCGGAACCAAATCTCGGCTGCTAACCGGCTTGCATGTTGACAAACAGACTAACTGTCCATTTTTTATACACCACCTCCTTCCCCAGCCGCATTTAATTATCTTCGGGGCCGGCAAGGATGCAAGACCTGTAGTTTCATTGGCGGCCCAAACAGGATTTAAGGTGACAGTCGCGGATGGGCGGCCCGGGTTATGTACGGAGGAACACTTTCCTGATGCAGTGAAACTTATCCCAGAATCTCAGGATAGCACTTTGAGCGGAATCTCTTTTGCAAAAGAGGATTTCATCCTCATCATGACGCACGAGTTCGAAACGGACCAGGCCATTCTGATTGAACTTTTGACAAAGGGCCCCTTCGCTTATCTTGGTGTTCTTGGACCGTCTGACAGGACATCGCGCTTGCTTAATGGCCGGAGGAAACCGGAATGGCTTCATTCCCCAGCCGGGCTTTCATTAGGCGCCAAGGGACCCGTGGAAATCGCCGTCAGCATCGTTGCCCAGCTAATCAGCATCCTTCGAGGCAAGGAGGCGAGCGAATGA
- a CDS encoding nucleotidyltransferase family protein, translating to MRFTGIYLAAGKSRRMGTDKRKLPIGGKPLGSIGLEHALQSRLDHIFVVTGKGDQLDWLRTSFFLYPERGKWSQVDCADSAKGLGFSLQKGVKKAAEAGAEAVMVLLADQPFVHSEDIDSLIDCYQGMQDLFVGAKGADGIARPPILFSSEAYRFFENPSGDEGLRSLLRGEFAPKGRAVEFQHPLFFYDVDTKEDYQVLLEKFR from the coding sequence ATGAGGTTCACTGGGATTTATCTTGCCGCGGGAAAAAGCAGGCGCATGGGGACTGACAAGCGGAAGCTGCCTATTGGCGGAAAACCGCTTGGGAGCATCGGACTCGAACATGCCCTCCAATCCAGATTGGATCATATATTCGTTGTGACAGGAAAGGGAGATCAGCTGGATTGGCTAAGGACTTCCTTTTTTTTGTATCCAGAAAGGGGAAAATGGTCTCAGGTTGATTGTGCTGATTCCGCTAAAGGGTTAGGCTTTTCACTTCAGAAAGGAGTGAAAAAAGCCGCGGAGGCGGGTGCGGAGGCAGTGATGGTCCTCCTGGCCGACCAGCCTTTCGTTCACAGTGAAGACATTGATAGTTTAATAGATTGCTATCAGGGCATGCAGGATTTATTTGTCGGAGCTAAGGGAGCTGATGGAATTGCCCGCCCACCAATCCTGTTCTCGAGCGAAGCTTATAGATTTTTTGAAAATCCAAGTGGTGACGAAGGGCTGCGATCGTTATTACGTGGTGAATTTGCCCCTAAAGGAAGAGCAGTAGAATTCCAACATCCCCTATTCTTTTATGATGTAGACACGAAGGAAGATTATCAGGTTTTGCTGGAAAAATTCCGCTAG